The following coding sequences are from one Microbulbifer sp. TB1203 window:
- a CDS encoding F0F1 ATP synthase subunit epsilon — MAMTIHCDIVSAEQSLFSGLVEMVVVSGIEGELGISYGHAQLLTALKPGPVRIIKKGGDEEVLFVSGGYAEVQPGTVTILADIAEREIDEDAAQKAREEAAHALHKAPSEIDYARISAQLAEAEARLRTLQAIRKAAGK, encoded by the coding sequence ATGGCTATGACTATACATTGCGACATAGTAAGCGCCGAGCAATCCCTCTTCTCCGGCCTGGTGGAGATGGTGGTTGTCAGCGGTATCGAAGGAGAGCTGGGTATCTCCTACGGCCACGCGCAACTGCTCACCGCGCTCAAACCGGGACCGGTGCGCATCATCAAGAAGGGTGGTGACGAGGAAGTGCTGTTTGTCAGCGGTGGCTACGCCGAGGTACAGCCGGGCACCGTCACCATCCTCGCGGATATCGCCGAGCGCGAAATCGACGAGGATGCCGCCCAAAAGGCCCGCGAAGAAGCGGCCCACGCCCTGCACAAAGCCCCCTCGGAAATCGACTACGCACGCATCTCAGCCCAACTGGCCGAAGCCGAAGCCCGCCTGCGTACCTTGCAGGCAATTCGCAAGGCCGCCGGCAAGTAA